The proteins below come from a single Limnohabitans sp. 2KL-27 genomic window:
- the metG gene encoding methionine--tRNA ligase, which yields MSAPNAPRQLFVTTALPYANGNFHIGHIMEYIQADIWVRYQRMQGSQVNFVGADDTHGAPIMIAAEKAGKTPQQFVADIAAGRKPYLDGFHIAFDNWHSTDAAENHELARQIYRDLRDISAADGGSLIEVRAVEQFFDPQKNMFLPDRFIKGECPKCHAKDQYGDNCEVCGAVYAPTDLINPFSALSGAKPELKTSEHFFFKLSDPRCVDFLSQWTQDGKLQPEVANKVKEWFSVRTNPDGTTSEGLGDWDISRDAPYFGIEIPDAPGKYFYVWLDAPVGYLASLKNLLDRRGEDYAAYMANPNLEQIHFIGKDIVTFHTLFWPAMLHFSGRKTPNKVNVHGFLTVNNGEKMSKSRGTGLDPLKYLSLGMNPEWLRYYLAAKLSGRNEDIDFNAEDFMARVNSDLVGKFINIASRSAGFIAKRFDGQLGAVSADGQALLAALQSATPAIAGFYEEREYGKALREIMLLTDKVNSYVDQNKPWDLAKQAGQDGRLHDVCTTCIEAFRLLTLQLKPVLPALAAQVESFLNVAPFSLTQAQSLLGAGHAINAYQHLMQRVTPEQLDALFEPPAVLEGKVIPGGEEIAPTIGIDDFAKVDLRIAQIVNCEPVEGSVKLLRLTLDVGEGRTRNVFSGIASMYKPEDLIGKLTVMVANLAPRKMKFGVSEGMVLAASHADNKTDAGIYVLHPWPGAKPGMRIH from the coding sequence ATGTCTGCCCCCAACGCGCCCCGCCAGCTTTTTGTCACCACCGCCCTGCCCTACGCCAACGGCAACTTCCACATCGGCCACATCATGGAATACATCCAGGCCGACATCTGGGTGCGTTACCAACGCATGCAGGGCAGCCAGGTCAACTTTGTCGGGGCCGACGACACCCACGGCGCGCCCATCATGATCGCCGCCGAAAAAGCGGGCAAGACACCCCAGCAGTTCGTGGCCGACATCGCCGCGGGCCGCAAGCCTTATCTGGACGGTTTTCACATCGCGTTTGACAACTGGCACAGCACCGACGCCGCAGAAAACCACGAATTGGCCCGCCAAATTTACCGCGACCTGCGCGACATCTCGGCCGCCGATGGTGGCTCGCTGATCGAAGTGCGCGCCGTCGAGCAGTTCTTTGACCCGCAAAAGAACATGTTCCTGCCCGACCGCTTCATCAAAGGCGAGTGCCCCAAGTGCCACGCCAAAGACCAGTACGGCGACAACTGCGAGGTGTGCGGCGCGGTCTACGCACCCACTGACCTGATCAACCCGTTTTCGGCCTTGTCGGGCGCCAAGCCCGAGCTCAAAACCTCAGAGCATTTTTTCTTCAAGTTGTCTGACCCGCGCTGCGTGGACTTTTTGAGCCAATGGACGCAAGACGGCAAGCTCCAGCCCGAAGTGGCCAACAAGGTCAAAGAGTGGTTCAGCGTGCGCACCAACCCCGATGGCACCACCAGCGAAGGCCTGGGCGACTGGGACATTTCGCGCGACGCGCCCTATTTCGGCATCGAGATCCCCGACGCCCCGGGCAAGTACTTTTATGTCTGGCTGGATGCGCCCGTGGGCTATCTGGCATCGCTGAAAAACCTGCTAGATCGGCGGGGCGAAGACTACGCCGCCTACATGGCCAACCCGAATCTGGAGCAGATCCATTTCATCGGCAAAGACATCGTCACTTTCCACACCCTGTTTTGGCCCGCGATGCTGCACTTTTCTGGGCGCAAAACACCCAACAAGGTGAACGTGCACGGCTTTTTGACAGTGAACAACGGCGAAAAAATGAGCAAGAGCCGGGGCACGGGTCTGGACCCGCTCAAGTACCTGAGCCTGGGCATGAACCCCGAGTGGCTGCGCTACTACCTGGCGGCCAAGCTGTCGGGGCGCAACGAGGACATCGACTTCAACGCCGAAGACTTCATGGCCCGCGTCAACAGCGACTTGGTGGGCAAGTTCATCAACATCGCCTCGCGCTCAGCCGGTTTCATTGCCAAGCGTTTTGACGGTCAACTGGGCGCTGTCAGCGCCGACGGCCAGGCCCTGCTGGCCGCCTTGCAAAGCGCCACGCCTGCCATCGCGGGCTTTTACGAAGAGCGCGAATACGGCAAAGCCCTGCGCGAGATCATGCTGCTGACGGACAAAGTCAACAGCTATGTGGACCAAAACAAACCCTGGGACCTGGCCAAGCAAGCCGGCCAGGACGGCCGTCTGCACGACGTGTGCACCACCTGCATCGAAGCCTTCCGCCTGCTGACCCTGCAACTCAAGCCCGTGCTGCCCGCCCTGGCCGCGCAGGTCGAATCGTTCCTGAACGTCGCCCCCTTCAGCTTGACCCAAGCGCAAAGCCTGCTCGGCGCGGGCCACGCCATCAACGCTTACCAACACCTGATGCAGCGCGTCACCCCCGAACAACTCGACGCTTTGTTCGAGCCGCCTGCGGTGCTGGAGGGAAAAGTCATCCCCGGCGGCGAAGAGATCGCCCCCACCATCGGCATAGACGACTTTGCCAAGGTGGACCTGCGCATTGCCCAAATCGTCAACTGCGAGCCCGTGGAAGGCTCGGTCAAGCTGTTGCGCCTGACGCTCGATGTGGGCGAAGGCCGCACGCGCAACGTCTTTTCGGGCATCGCCAGCATGTACAAGCCCGAAGACCTGATCGGGAAACTGACGGTGATGGTGGCCAACCTGGCCCCGCGCAAGATGAAGTTTGGTGTGTCTGAAGGCATGGTGCTGGCCGCCAGCCACGCCGACAACAAGACGGACGCGGGCATTTACGTGCTGCATCCCTGGCCTGGCGCCAAGCCCGGCATGCGGATTCACTGA